Proteins encoded by one window of Streptomyces sp. LX-29:
- a CDS encoding type I polyketide synthase, which yields MSAESTDPQQEKLVRYLKRMAVDLNETRARLQEHEDRASEPLAIVGMSCRYPGGVTSPDELWELVAGGRDGMSGMPTDRGWDLERLYDPDPDQPGTSYTRVGGFVDRVGEFDADFFGISPREATAMDPQQRLLLEAAWEAFEDAGIDPTSLRGSDTGVFCGVGPSDYAAAPAGGLPQIEGFRLTGSTTSVVSGRISYTLGLEGPSVSVDTACSSSLVALHLAARALRSGECSMALVGGVTVLAGPFLFVEFSRQRGLAPDGRCKSYAAAADGTGFSDGLGLLVVERLSDARRNGHRVLAVVRGSAVNQDGASNGLTAPNGPSQERVIRQALVNAGLDAADVDAVEGHGTGTKLGDPIEAQALLATYGRERTHGPLKLGSIKSNIGHSSTAAGVAGVIKMVMALRHGMLPPTLHVDTPSPHVDWSSGEIELLTEAQKWPASERVRRAGVSSFGVSGTNAHVILEEAPVEDPTPTEDTGEPNPPAVVPVLVSARSEAALRAQADRLRALLAARPELSLLDVGFSSVTTRAQLERRAAVVASDRAGLLTGLESLAAGEPVDGVVEGSSVGGKAVFVFPGQGAQWVGMAVELWDSSSVFAESMAACGEALSEFVDWRLEDVLRSVEGAPSLERVDVVQPALWAVMVSLARLWRSYGVEPSAVVGHSQGEIAAACVAGGLSLGDGARVVALRSRLVRERLAGLGGMVSVALPVERVEELLVPYRGRVSVAAVNGPASVVIAGEPEALDELIALCERDEVRARRVAVDYASHSAQVEAIEAELLEVLASIEPVTGQVPFYSTATGGFIDTKSLDAAYWYGNLRGRVGFEPAIRALIDNGVHVFVEMSPHPVLTMAVEETAAAHGAEDRVGVVGSLRRDEGGLGRFVASLAEAHVAGVGVDWSAFYAGSGAQQVTLPTYAFQRERFWLTPGSGAGDAAAAGLGRVEHPVLAAAVQVGDRDEWVFTGRLSIDAQPWTRDHMVFGMVLVPGVALVEMALTAGRELDCPVLEELVLEAPLVLEDESARQVQVTVGPAGEDGRREVTVFSRPESGDEDERGEAVCHGRGWLAVDAEPAAPFPVQWPPAGAEPVVVDGLYARLADAGYEYGPAFQGLRAAWRVGDEVYAEVALPDDAATEGFGIHPALLDAALHGGLLDKDQGSPVDLPFSWSGVRIGRTGLSRVRARIGVAGESALRIEVVGEAGEPAVSVNRLAFRPVEPAQLEAASRGGQSSLFHLDWVTVDATAATPRPARLAVLGELAVAGEPFADLDALEQALADGAAVPDAVLVALEPPAGVGDPAEAARVSAGQALELVRRWLASESLADARLTVVTRHAVAVADDETPRVAQAAVWGLLRSAQSEHPGRFVLVDLDAGDEPEWASLLELDEPQLAVRAGRLLAPRLERAPAGATGDAWHLAIERKGSLDGLTVAASDADRPLGTGEVRVGVRAAGLNFRDVLIALGMYPGEAPLGSEAAGVVLEVGAGVTDLAPGDRVMGLMTDGFGSMAVTDRQMVVRMPEHLSFVEAAAVPVVYLTAYYGLVDLAGLRAGERLLVHAAAGGVGMAAVKLARHFGAEVFATASPPKWDAVRGLGVADERIASSRDLDFRDAFLKVTGGAGVDVVLDALAGEFVDASLELLPCGGRFIEMGKTDIRDPEVVAREHEGVRYRSFDLLEAGPERIQEMLVEIARLLEEGVVEPAPIRTWDVRRGQEAFRFLREGRNIGKVVLTVPAPLDPEGTVLITGGTGGLGGLLARHLAERHGARHLLLVSRRGPAAEGVDALVAELAGLGCEARVAACDVTDRDQLAGLLGSLERPLTAVVHAAGVLEDGLVEALTPEQLVRVMRPKVDAAWHLHELTAGMELSAFVLFSSMAALIGSPGQANYAAANASLDALAQVRRADGLPASSLAWGLWADATGMTGELDAADVARLERMGVAPLSAELGLELFDQALGVDAALLAPVRLDSAALRGQARAGTLPALLRGLVRAPARRAESTGGSLAQRLAAVAEADREQVVLDVVRAQVAAVLGHASGAAIAPDRAFKELGFDSLAAVELRNRLTRATGLRLPATLVFDHPTPAEVTRYLIPLVIPDVATNGQRQSGEDEIRAMLASIPVDRLRKAGLLDTLRELASGDPHDDTSHETAASIDDMDAQALIRMAAQDGEDMA from the coding sequence ATGAGCGCTGAAAGCACCGATCCGCAGCAGGAAAAGCTCGTTCGATACCTGAAGCGGATGGCCGTCGATCTGAACGAGACCCGGGCCCGGCTGCAGGAGCACGAGGACCGCGCGAGCGAACCGCTGGCGATCGTCGGCATGAGCTGCCGGTATCCGGGCGGGGTGACCTCGCCGGACGAGCTGTGGGAGCTGGTGGCCGGGGGCCGCGACGGGATGTCGGGCATGCCGACCGACCGCGGCTGGGATCTGGAGCGGCTCTACGACCCGGATCCCGACCAGCCCGGCACCTCTTACACCCGCGTCGGCGGTTTCGTGGACCGGGTGGGCGAGTTCGACGCCGACTTCTTCGGGATCAGCCCGCGCGAGGCGACGGCGATGGACCCCCAGCAGCGACTGCTGCTGGAGGCCGCCTGGGAGGCGTTCGAGGACGCCGGCATCGACCCGACCTCGCTGCGCGGCAGCGACACCGGCGTCTTCTGCGGCGTCGGACCCTCGGACTACGCGGCGGCCCCCGCGGGCGGCCTGCCCCAGATCGAGGGGTTCCGGCTGACCGGCTCGACGACGAGCGTGGTGTCCGGTCGTATCTCCTACACGCTGGGTCTGGAGGGGCCCTCGGTGTCGGTGGACACGGCGTGTTCGTCGTCGCTGGTGGCGCTGCACCTGGCCGCGCGGGCGCTGCGGTCCGGTGAGTGCTCGATGGCGCTGGTCGGCGGTGTGACCGTGCTCGCCGGTCCGTTCCTGTTCGTGGAGTTCAGCCGGCAGCGTGGCCTCGCGCCCGACGGACGGTGCAAGTCCTACGCGGCGGCGGCGGACGGGACCGGTTTCTCCGACGGTCTGGGTCTGCTCGTGGTGGAGCGGTTGTCGGACGCGCGGCGTAACGGGCACCGGGTGTTGGCCGTGGTGCGGGGCAGCGCGGTGAATCAGGATGGTGCGAGCAATGGTTTGACGGCGCCGAACGGTCCGTCGCAGGAGCGGGTGATCCGGCAGGCGTTGGTGAACGCCGGTCTGGACGCCGCCGATGTGGACGCGGTGGAGGGTCACGGCACCGGCACCAAGCTCGGTGACCCGATCGAGGCCCAGGCCCTGCTGGCGACCTACGGCCGCGAGCGGACCCACGGCCCCCTGAAGCTGGGGTCGATCAAGTCGAACATCGGGCACTCCTCCACCGCGGCCGGTGTGGCGGGTGTGATCAAGATGGTGATGGCGCTGCGGCACGGGATGCTGCCGCCCACGCTGCACGTGGACACGCCGTCCCCTCATGTGGACTGGTCCTCCGGTGAGATCGAGCTGCTGACCGAGGCGCAGAAGTGGCCGGCCTCGGAGCGGGTGCGCCGTGCGGGTGTCTCGTCGTTCGGCGTGAGCGGCACCAACGCCCACGTGATCCTTGAAGAGGCACCGGTCGAGGACCCGACACCGACCGAGGACACCGGCGAGCCCAACCCGCCGGCGGTGGTTCCGGTGTTGGTGTCGGCGCGGAGTGAGGCGGCGTTGCGTGCGCAGGCGGATCGTCTGCGGGCGCTTCTGGCGGCGCGGCCTGAGCTGTCGCTGTTGGACGTGGGCTTCTCGTCGGTGACGACGCGGGCGCAGTTGGAGCGTCGTGCGGCGGTGGTGGCTTCGGATCGTGCGGGGTTGCTGACGGGGCTTGAGTCCCTGGCCGCTGGTGAGCCGGTGGACGGGGTGGTCGAAGGCTCGTCGGTGGGTGGGAAGGCGGTGTTCGTCTTCCCGGGGCAGGGTGCTCAGTGGGTGGGTATGGCGGTGGAGTTGTGGGACTCCTCGTCGGTGTTCGCGGAGTCGATGGCCGCGTGTGGTGAGGCGCTGTCGGAGTTCGTGGATTGGCGTCTTGAGGATGTGTTGCGGTCGGTGGAGGGGGCGCCGTCGCTGGAGCGGGTGGATGTGGTGCAGCCCGCGTTGTGGGCGGTGATGGTCTCGTTGGCGCGGCTGTGGCGCTCCTATGGCGTGGAGCCGTCGGCGGTGGTGGGCCACTCCCAGGGCGAGATCGCCGCGGCGTGTGTGGCCGGTGGTCTGTCGCTGGGCGATGGGGCGCGGGTTGTGGCGTTGCGGAGTCGTCTGGTGCGGGAGCGTCTGGCGGGTCTGGGTGGGATGGTGTCGGTGGCGTTGCCGGTGGAGCGGGTGGAGGAGTTGCTCGTTCCGTATCGGGGTCGGGTCTCGGTCGCCGCGGTGAACGGTCCTGCTTCGGTGGTGATCGCCGGTGAGCCGGAGGCGCTGGATGAGCTGATCGCGCTGTGTGAGCGGGATGAGGTTCGGGCGCGTCGGGTGGCGGTGGACTACGCCTCGCACTCGGCCCAGGTCGAGGCCATCGAAGCCGAACTGCTGGAGGTTTTGGCGTCGATCGAGCCGGTCACGGGACAGGTTCCGTTCTACTCCACCGCGACGGGTGGATTTATCGACACCAAGTCCCTGGACGCGGCGTACTGGTACGGGAATCTGCGGGGTCGGGTCGGGTTCGAGCCGGCGATTCGGGCTTTGATCGACAACGGTGTGCATGTCTTTGTCGAGATGTCTCCGCATCCGGTGTTGACGATGGCGGTGGAGGAGACGGCCGCGGCGCATGGTGCGGAGGACCGGGTCGGGGTCGTGGGGTCGTTGCGTCGTGACGAGGGCGGTCTGGGGCGTTTCGTCGCCTCGCTAGCCGAGGCGCATGTGGCCGGGGTGGGCGTGGACTGGTCCGCGTTCTACGCCGGCAGCGGCGCCCAGCAGGTGACCCTGCCCACGTACGCCTTCCAGCGTGAGCGGTTCTGGCTCACCCCGGGATCCGGCGCCGGGGACGCGGCGGCCGCCGGGCTGGGCCGGGTGGAGCATCCGGTGCTCGCCGCGGCGGTGCAGGTGGGCGACCGCGACGAGTGGGTGTTCACCGGTCGGCTGTCCATCGACGCCCAGCCCTGGACACGGGACCACATGGTGTTCGGGATGGTGCTGGTCCCGGGCGTGGCGCTGGTCGAGATGGCGCTGACCGCCGGCCGTGAGTTGGACTGTCCGGTGCTGGAGGAGTTGGTGCTGGAGGCGCCGCTGGTCCTGGAGGACGAGTCCGCGCGGCAGGTGCAGGTCACGGTGGGGCCGGCCGGCGAGGACGGTCGTCGCGAGGTGACCGTCTTCTCCCGTCCGGAGTCCGGCGACGAGGACGAGCGGGGGGAGGCGGTCTGTCACGGGCGTGGCTGGCTGGCCGTGGACGCCGAGCCCGCGGCGCCGTTCCCGGTGCAGTGGCCGCCCGCCGGTGCCGAGCCGGTGGTGGTGGACGGGCTGTATGCCCGGCTGGCCGATGCCGGATACGAGTACGGGCCCGCCTTCCAAGGTCTGCGGGCGGCCTGGCGCGTGGGCGACGAGGTCTACGCCGAGGTGGCCCTGCCCGACGACGCCGCGACCGAGGGGTTCGGGATCCACCCGGCGCTGCTCGACGCCGCGCTGCACGGCGGACTGCTGGACAAGGACCAGGGATCCCCGGTGGATCTGCCGTTCTCCTGGTCGGGAGTGCGGATCGGACGCACGGGACTCTCGCGGGTTCGGGCGCGGATCGGCGTGGCGGGCGAGTCCGCGCTGCGGATCGAGGTCGTCGGGGAGGCCGGCGAACCGGCCGTGAGCGTGAACCGGCTCGCCTTCCGCCCCGTGGAGCCGGCACAGCTGGAGGCGGCGAGCAGGGGCGGGCAGAGTTCGCTGTTCCACCTCGACTGGGTCACGGTCGATGCCACGGCCGCGACGCCGCGGCCGGCGCGGCTGGCGGTCCTCGGTGAACTGGCCGTCGCCGGTGAGCCCTTCGCGGATCTGGACGCGTTGGAGCAGGCGCTCGCCGACGGCGCGGCGGTGCCCGACGCGGTTCTGGTCGCGCTCGAGCCCCCGGCCGGCGTCGGTGACCCGGCGGAGGCGGCGCGGGTGTCGGCCGGGCAGGCGTTGGAGCTGGTGCGGCGCTGGCTGGCGAGCGAGTCGCTGGCCGACGCGCGGCTGACGGTGGTGACCCGTCACGCCGTCGCGGTGGCGGACGACGAGACGCCGCGGGTGGCACAGGCGGCGGTGTGGGGTCTGCTGCGCAGCGCGCAGTCCGAGCACCCGGGTCGGTTCGTGCTGGTGGACCTCGACGCCGGCGACGAGCCGGAGTGGGCGTCGCTGCTGGAGCTCGACGAGCCGCAGCTCGCGGTGCGTGCGGGCCGGTTGCTGGCGCCGCGACTCGAACGTGCTCCCGCGGGGGCGACCGGGGATGCCTGGCATCTCGCGATCGAACGGAAGGGGTCGCTGGACGGCCTCACGGTTGCCGCCTCCGACGCCGATCGGCCGCTGGGCACGGGTGAGGTACGGGTCGGGGTGCGGGCCGCGGGCCTGAACTTCCGTGATGTGCTGATCGCGCTCGGGATGTACCCGGGCGAGGCCCCGCTGGGCAGCGAGGCGGCGGGCGTCGTCCTCGAGGTCGGTGCGGGAGTGACCGACCTCGCGCCGGGCGACCGCGTGATGGGCCTGATGACGGACGGCTTCGGCTCGATGGCGGTGACCGACCGTCAGATGGTCGTGCGGATGCCGGAGCACCTGTCGTTCGTGGAGGCGGCGGCGGTTCCGGTGGTGTACCTGACCGCGTACTACGGCCTGGTCGACCTCGCCGGGCTGCGCGCCGGGGAGCGGCTGCTGGTGCACGCGGCCGCCGGCGGTGTGGGCATGGCCGCGGTGAAGCTCGCCCGGCACTTCGGGGCGGAGGTCTTCGCGACGGCCAGCCCGCCCAAGTGGGACGCGGTCCGAGGGCTGGGCGTCGCCGATGAGCGCATCGCCTCCTCGCGCGATCTGGACTTCCGGGACGCCTTCTTGAAGGTGACCGGCGGGGCCGGGGTGGATGTGGTGCTGGACGCGCTCGCGGGCGAGTTCGTCGACGCCTCCCTGGAACTGCTGCCGTGCGGCGGCCGGTTCATCGAGATGGGCAAGACCGACATCCGTGACCCGGAGGTCGTGGCGCGCGAGCACGAAGGCGTGCGCTATCGCTCCTTCGACCTGCTGGAGGCGGGTCCGGAGCGGATCCAGGAGATGCTGGTCGAGATCGCCCGGCTGCTGGAGGAGGGCGTGGTCGAACCCGCCCCGATCCGGACCTGGGATGTGCGTCGCGGACAGGAGGCGTTCCGGTTCCTGCGCGAGGGCCGCAACATCGGCAAGGTCGTGCTGACCGTTCCGGCGCCGCTGGACCCCGAGGGCACGGTCCTGATCACTGGCGGTACCGGTGGTCTGGGTGGGTTGCTCGCGCGGCATCTGGCTGAGCGGCATGGTGCGCGACACCTGCTGCTGGTGAGCCGGCGCGGTCCGGCGGCCGAGGGTGTCGACGCGCTGGTCGCCGAGTTGGCCGGCCTGGGCTGTGAGGCGCGGGTCGCGGCCTGCGACGTGACCGACCGGGACCAGCTGGCCGGGCTGTTGGGCTCGTTGGAGCGGCCGTTGACGGCGGTCGTGCACGCGGCGGGTGTGCTGGAGGACGGTCTGGTCGAGGCGCTCACCCCGGAGCAGTTGGTACGGGTGATGCGGCCGAAGGTGGACGCGGCCTGGCATCTGCACGAGCTGACCGCCGGGATGGAGCTGTCGGCCTTCGTGCTGTTCTCCTCGATGGCGGCGTTGATCGGCAGTCCGGGGCAGGCGAACTACGCGGCGGCGAACGCCTCGTTGGACGCGCTCGCGCAGGTGCGGCGCGCGGACGGGCTCCCGGCGAGCTCTCTCGCCTGGGGGCTGTGGGCGGACGCGACTGGGATGACCGGGGAGCTGGACGCGGCGGATGTCGCCCGGCTTGAGCGGATGGGTGTCGCCCCGCTGTCGGCCGAGCTGGGGCTGGAGCTGTTCGACCAGGCCCTCGGGGTGGACGCGGCGCTCCTGGCGCCCGTCCGGCTGGATTCGGCCGCACTGCGCGGCCAGGCGCGGGCGGGGACACTGCCGGCGCTGCTGCGCGGGCTGGTGCGCGCTCCGGCCCGGCGCGCGGAGTCCACGGGCGGGTCGCTGGCGCAGCGGCTGGCCGCGGTGGCCGAGGCCGATCGCGAGCAGGTCGTCCTGGACGTGGTACGGGCCCAGGTCGCGGCCGTCCTCGGGCACGCCTCGGGTGCCGCGATCGCACCTGATCGGGCGTTCAAGGAGCTCGGGTTCGACTCGCTGGCCGCGGTCGAGCTGCGTAACCGGCTCACCCGGGCCACCGGGCTGCGGCTGCCCGCCACCCTCGTCTTCGACCACCCCACCCCCGCCGAGGTCACCCGCTATCTGATCCCGCTCGTCATACCGGACGTCGCGACGAACGGGCAGCGGCAGTCGGGCGAGGACGAGATCCGCGCGATGCTCGCCTCGATCCCGGTCGACCGCCTGCGCAAGGCGGGCCTGCTCGACACGCTGCGCGAGCTGGCGAGCGGAGACCCGCACGACGACACGAGCCACGAGACAGCCGCGTCGATCGATGACATGGACGCTCAGGCCCTGATCCGGATGGCTGCCCAAGACGGCGAGGACATGGCATGA